The stretch of DNA gcagAGTGATCCACgcaccctgcagcagcctcaccCTGCCTGAGTCACATATCGCATCCAGTCGAAGTCAAAGTTTATACGTGAGGCATGTATAAATTTATACATGTGGTATCTACGTTCTGAGGACTTATAAAATACCAAAAAcgttctgtaagaaaaaaatccacatgcCATTGTTTCCACATACagacacaaaaacaaatcaaacaaaagttACAACTATAGATTTAATGCTTGTCAGAGCAATTCTTGACTACGCAGTCTCCAGCTTATTTTCAGTAGCAGATGCAAATAGACCCAGAGAAGACACCATTGTGTATTTGTAACTATTTTCCCCACCCTCAGCTACAGGAGTCCCAATTACACTAGAAGTTGAAAGGCCAGACCTTAAATTTTCCCAAACATTACTTATGTTGCTATGAAATATCCTACGAAATGCGGCCAAATACGTCTGCACCCATTACAAACCTCAACTTTAACAGCAAAGGgattcaaataaagaaaagcactgCCAGATCAAAGCTTGTTTCTTACCAAAGCGTTCACTCTCAAAGGCTTTGGAAGGACTTAGTTATCTACTTCCATTAATTCCaggtacttttattttttaatttggagaCTGAGAGCAGTTACGGGGTGGATCCTGCAATCCCCAGGTGGTTCCTGGGGGCTCGGAGCTGGCTGACCCAAATGTGTGCGCCCCGTCTGCTCCCCAGGAGGGGTGCGGAGCCCTGCCCTTCTCCTACCTGTAGGCCAGGAAGGCCACTGGCCTCTGGTGCCCGTGCTCGTCCGTCATCGACCCCACGCTGGGAGGCTCCACGATCACGTCATAGATGATCCCTGCGAGGAAACAAGGCACGGAATTGGGTTCAAATCGTACAAAACGGGGGAGAATTGGCGAAACACCACAAGAACGCTTATAGCTGGGGCGAAGCACCCCAGGAACGGATATAATTCGGGGAAAAGCCTGAGGAGCGGCTACATGCAGGGCGACCCGCCTGTACCTGCCAGGAAGGGGGGATTTTATGGGGGTTTagggggctggcagcggggccaACGGGGCATTTTCCCCTGTTGTTGGCGGCTTCCCACCTCCGGTGATGAGGAAGTAGGAGACCACCACCAGCGCGTACACCGTCATGGCCGAGGGCATGTGCACCCAGCCCGGCCGCTTCAGCTTGATGTTGGGGCACTCGAGCACGGCGAAGGGCAGCCGGAACAGCGCCTCCATGCCGGCGGGCACCAAATggcggcgcggagcggagcggagcggagcggcgcggggctggCGGCCGGGCGGAACCGGGCGCGCGGCTGCGTCCTGGCAGGGCAACAAAAAAGAGAGgggaattggaaaaaaaaaaaaaaaaaatcgcatCTAAACCTTAAAGCGAAGTCACCACAGAGTTTAcgcaaaataattaaaaataataatgggatttttttcctctagtcGGAAGCACAACGCTCCTCAGGGTGTAGCCGCGCGTTTTACACGCCTGCCAGGGCCTACCAGCGTCGACGTGTCGGTGCTGGGTAACGGAGGGGGCGCTTGGGGAGGCGGGGGCTGCACGAGGCCACGCCCCCCGGGCGGGTGCGGGTGAACGGGAGGCCACGCCCCCGGAGCGGTGGGCGGGGCCGGCGCAGGGGCGGATGAATGAACCTGAAGCAGGTGTTCGTTACCTAGCGGGGAGCGCCGCGTGCTCCCTGccgctcccctcctcctcccaccaggGGCAGTGTGGGAATACAGCCATTAAGAAACCTGAGGGTTGTTTTTTGCAGGGAAAACTCCCAGGACTGGGGTCAAGGACACCGCGCCTACAGGTCAGGGTTACCCCTGGGGTGCCGAAGCATTCCCGGGTAGCTACGGCCACGTTTAAACAGCAcgaagcagagaaaacaaaaccgTTTCCACCTTCCACAATTGCTCCTGACACGACATCATCAGCGATAGCGCAACAGATCCAAAATAACTCTGTGCAACTTGCAATGCCTGAGCCTGAATTGCCACTCTAAAATCCAGCTCCTGGAGCTAGTTTGTCACATCCGGAGCTCTGCTTGTactgtgccagcagctgctgaccCAGGAAGCACCTCACAGGACAACGAAACAGCTGCTGGAGCTTCCTCCCAAATCCAGAGGGAGCTGTGTGTGGTATGGCTGCTGAAGCACTTGCTCTGAGAAGCCaattcccttcccctgcccctcagATTCAAGCAGCAGTAAACCACAGGCACAcgctatcaaaaaaaaaaatctaccttaGGCTTGTTCTagctctcttcctcttcatctgaCACTGCCTTCCAGTCTTTAGCCCGTCTCTTTGTTCACTTTTCTATCTCAGACATCCTCTGATCACCTCACACACAGCTGGTGCCGTAAAATAACCTGCATTGCTCGCAGTTACTCCAATCTGTTTCCGGGACCGTGAG from Cygnus olor isolate bCygOlo1 chromosome 4, bCygOlo1.pri.v2, whole genome shotgun sequence encodes:
- the OSTC gene encoding oligosaccharyltransferase complex subunit OSTC, with the translated sequence MEALFRLPFAVLECPNIKLKRPGWVHMPSAMTVYALVVVSYFLITGGIIYDVIVEPPSVGSMTDEHGHQRPVAFLAYRVNGQYIMEGLASSFLFTMGGLGFIILDRSNAPNIPKLNRFLLLFIGFVSVLLSFFMARVFMRMKLPGYLMG